From Chloroflexota bacterium, one genomic window encodes:
- a CDS encoding class I SAM-dependent methyltransferase, which produces MSEKTTPKRAADYGLPLYFDMQAKMGHTKHLGGLAATRKLAEFCHLSPGKSLLNVGSGAGISAAYLATNYGCRVVGVDLLPGMVSSAERWANEQGLSQQMDFRLGDAQNLPSEDNQFDALICESVNVFVPDKAKAMREYLRVLKPGGYIGLNEAIWVNNPSPEIEAVIIEATGQQFQASAKWAALLKEAGFVDVVAEDYAMNMRAENRNQSGLLTARNYIRLLGRFIGVMLSDRETRSLMKYLSSNPRQYFKYMGYGLYAGRKPE; this is translated from the coding sequence ATGTCTGAAAAAACCACACCCAAACGCGCCGCAGATTATGGTTTGCCGCTGTATTTTGATATGCAGGCCAAAATGGGGCATACCAAGCATCTGGGCGGGCTGGCCGCCACGCGAAAGCTGGCCGAATTTTGCCATTTGTCACCCGGAAAATCACTGCTGAATGTTGGTTCTGGCGCGGGAATTTCGGCAGCTTATTTGGCTACAAATTATGGCTGCCGCGTGGTTGGGGTTGATCTCTTGCCCGGCATGGTGTCGAGCGCCGAGCGTTGGGCAAATGAACAGGGTCTCAGTCAGCAAATGGATTTCCGCCTGGGCGATGCCCAAAACCTGCCCAGCGAAGACAATCAATTCGACGCCCTGATCTGCGAGTCGGTGAACGTGTTTGTACCCGATAAAGCGAAAGCCATGCGTGAGTATCTGCGTGTACTCAAGCCAGGGGGATATATCGGCCTGAATGAGGCTATCTGGGTCAACAACCCATCGCCAGAGATTGAAGCCGTTATCATCGAAGCCACCGGGCAGCAGTTTCAGGCCTCAGCGAAATGGGCCGCGCTGCTCAAAGAAGCCGGGTTCGTAGATGTGGTTGCCGAAGATTACGCCATGAATATGCGCGCTGAAAACCGCAACCAGAGCGGCCTGCTCACGGCGCGCAACTACATTCGGCTGTTGGGACGTTTTATCGGTGTTATGCTCAGCGACCGCGAAACCCGTTCGTTGATGAAATATTTATCATCCAATCCACGCCAGTATTTCAAGTATATGGGCTATGGTCTATATGCCGGAAGGAAACCAGAATGA
- a CDS encoding isoprenylcysteine carboxylmethyltransferase family protein → MNTNDPETSRLVTRWLIREIMGTLMVPVVLFWPAGRWDWGWGWALVAIYAVWVSANAILLIPRHPQLLAERAQRSIAGMKPWDKNLLSIIGLLTLAKYILAGFDMRYGWSAPLPLWVHVVALIVAALGYAAGTWAMVENAFFSMVVRIQDERGHTVCNTGPYKIVRHPGYLGSALFELAVPIMLGSWVAFIFGGLAAILTVIRTALEDKTLQEELPGYKEFSQQTRFRLLPGVW, encoded by the coding sequence ATGAACACAAATGATCCAGAAACCTCGCGCCTCGTCACCCGTTGGCTGATCCGTGAAATTATGGGAACACTGATGGTTCCCGTGGTTTTATTTTGGCCCGCAGGCCGCTGGGATTGGGGCTGGGGTTGGGCATTGGTGGCGATATATGCCGTTTGGGTAAGCGCCAATGCCATTCTCTTGATCCCACGTCATCCTCAACTACTGGCCGAGCGCGCTCAACGCAGCATAGCGGGCATGAAGCCCTGGGACAAGAACCTGCTCAGTATCATCGGCCTGTTGACGTTGGCAAAATATATTCTGGCCGGGTTCGACATGCGCTACGGCTGGTCGGCTCCGCTGCCACTTTGGGTGCATGTCGTTGCGCTGATTGTCGCCGCGCTGGGCTATGCCGCCGGCACCTGGGCAATGGTCGAAAATGCCTTCTTCTCGATGGTCGTGCGCATCCAGGATGAGCGCGGGCATACCGTCTGCAACACTGGCCCTTACAAGATCGTACGCCATCCGGGATATTTGGGCAGCGCCCTCTTCGAACTGGCCGTGCCGATCATGCTTGGCTCGTGGGTAGCGTTCATTTTCGGCGGTCTGGCTGCTATTTTAACTGTCATCCGTACAGCCCTGGAAGACAAAACGCTGCAAGAAGAACTGCCCGGCTACAAAGAATTCAGCCAGCAAACGCGCTTCCGGCTATTGCCCGGCGTGTGGTGA
- a CDS encoding L-2-amino-thiazoline-4-carboxylic acid hydrolase, translated as MNKSNRFWFGLTIGALGGMFIAQKASQSPRMPNAKIWQRILSEKRGPIEAAVFTARVQRQYTELKTRRPIFEQTAFNAHVVGNILPGLALYEILREDGLDVKAALIEIDQLFEAWFTQYPPPNMRVNQLMKYTPQNFAVFQRLLRFVMDKFFPAPGWQFDEIIANEHTYAFNMQHCFYLDILNHYNAPELTPVFCKLDDILMAAMPESIQWGRTQTIGMGAEYCNFRWDYVPAATE; from the coding sequence ATGAACAAATCCAATCGTTTCTGGTTCGGCCTGACCATCGGCGCGCTGGGCGGTATGTTCATTGCTCAAAAAGCATCCCAATCGCCGCGCATGCCCAACGCCAAAATCTGGCAGCGCATCCTGAGCGAAAAACGCGGCCCTATCGAAGCCGCCGTCTTCACGGCGCGCGTCCAGCGGCAATACACCGAACTCAAAACCCGCCGCCCAATCTTTGAGCAAACCGCCTTTAATGCCCATGTGGTCGGCAATATCCTGCCGGGGCTGGCGCTCTACGAAATTTTGCGGGAAGACGGGCTGGATGTCAAAGCCGCTCTGATTGAAATCGATCAACTTTTTGAAGCCTGGTTTACACAATATCCCCCACCCAATATGCGTGTCAACCAACTAATGAAATATACCCCGCAAAATTTTGCTGTCTTCCAACGCCTGCTGCGCTTCGTGATGGACAAATTCTTCCCCGCGCCGGGTTGGCAATTTGATGAAATCATCGCAAATGAGCACACCTATGCGTTTAACATGCAGCATTGCTTTTATTTGGATATTTTGAACCATTATAATGCCCCGGAGTTGACCCCGGTATTCTGCAAGCTCGATGATATTCTCATGGCCGCCATGCCAGAGTCCATTCAATGGGGGCGCACGCAAACTATTGGCATGGGCGCCGAATACTGCAATTTCCGCTGGGATTATGTGCCCGCAGCCACTGAATAG